From one Gossypium hirsutum isolate 1008001.06 chromosome D08, Gossypium_hirsutum_v2.1, whole genome shotgun sequence genomic stretch:
- the LOC107929348 gene encoding uncharacterized protein, whose protein sequence is MSFEHFLDDHTLSFIQEGNQMFICDGCMKPISGPCYGCEECIFYLHYECAKLPESIEHFLHPCPLSLSLYSYTCNACFMKGSGFSYRCNICHFNMHVECVSKPTISSENDEGLIQHFTHWHPLSLIDLNTFDEKPCCAICEKPCSPNSTYGCSSCNFFLHNSCMATIPRRIYHSFHPCPLILLPYPEYECFGCQRERSGLTYSCGKCRFKLDVKCGLLPTVEAKGADVIQSFTHSHPLALLGNKDAESTGLGARHRCRACGEDCLDHGFSCSISCDFFIHTSCIELPLEIHHPLHLLHPLYLMYLPLLLHGTDCSSCNQPLDGFLLAYRCDGCNFNLHKHCAEFRPSFKFGISLHVLTLWDKRPSPFDCYVCGKKASQNFLRCVLCRFTIHLFCLPSASKTITHKCHIDCLSLTQSPLDFELNRLEDAYNLDDEFYCDVCEEKREKKDPVYYCAECKFIAEVGCVISELVPSYIMPEEQNGVTSRAISKDEDNSTIETRLAKLNNEIAELSAKLKLLIQEREPLKEDIERLNLKRVQMQERLRNIETELWQIARNIDNLEVESLPVKHPPKHHITENKLLTKASTSRGLSAEKARHMEDGSKLLPALNIPRDKESATGAEIKKVNIEILKLKVKEKALKVQNEKYRSTIKQLEEKLELINLRLKELQVDGFLHNDLLSRSMKENVYATEASTSE, encoded by the exons ATGAGTTTTGAACATTTCCTGGATGACCATACTTTGTCGTTCATCCAGGAAGGAAATCAAATGTTTATCTGTGATGGATGCATGAAACCCATATCTGGGCCTTGCTATGGTTGCGAGGAATGTATTTTCTATCTTCATTATGAGTGTGCCAAGCTTCCAGAGTCGATTGAACATTTCCTTCACCCATGCCCTCTTTCTCTCTCGCTTTATTCATATACATGTAATGCTTGTTTCATGAAAGGGTCGGGTTTCAGCTATCGCTGCAATATTTGCCATTTCAATATGCATGTTGAATGTGTCTCAAAGCCCACCATTTCATCTGAAAATGATGAGGGGCTTATTCAGCATTTCACTCATTGGCATCCTTTATCACTTATTGATCTCAACACCTTTGATGAGAAACCTTGTTGTGCCATATGTGAAAAGCCCTGCTCCCCTAATTCTACCTATGGCTGCtcctcttgcaatttcttcctcCATAATTCTTGCATGGCCACCATTCCACGAAGGATCTACCATTCCTTCCATCCTTGCCCTCTCATTTTGCTCCCTTATCCAGAATATGAGTGCTTTGGTTGCCAACGAGAACGCTCAGGCTTGACCTATAGCTGCGGGAAGTGCCGTTTCAAGCTCGATGTCAAATGCGGCTTACTTCCCACCGTGGAGGCCAAAGGTGCTGATGTGATTCAAAGTTTCACACATTCGCACCCTTTAGCACTCCTTGGAAACAAGGATGCCGAAAGTACCGGACTTGGTGCCCGACACCGATGTAGAGCATGTGGAGAAGATTGCCTGGATCATGGTTTTAGTTGTAGCATATCATGCGACTTCTTCATACACACATCATGCATTGAATTACCATTAGAGATTCATCATCCCCTTCATCTCCTGCACCCCCTCTATCTCATGTATCTTCCATTGCTGCTGCATGGTACTGATTGCTCTTCATGCAACCAACCCCTCGACGGATTTCTGTTGGCTTATCGCTGCGACGGGTGCAATTTCAACCTTCATAAACATTGCGCTGAGTTCAGACCCTCATTCAAGTTTGGAATTTCCTTACACGTTCTCACCCTTTGGGACAAAAGACCCTCACCATTTGATTGCTACGTTTGTGGTAAAAAAGCCAGCCAGAACTTCCTTCGATGCGTTCTGTGTAGGTTTACCATCCATTTATTTTGCCTACCTTCAGCATCGAAAACAATAACACATAAATGCCATATAGATTGCTTAAGTCTTACCCAATCACCTCTTGACTTCGAACTGAATCGGTTAGAAGACGCATATAACTTGGATGATGAATTTTATTGCGACGTTTGTgaggagaaaagagagaaaaaagaccCAGTTTATTATTGTGCAGAATGCAAATTCATTGCCGAGGTTGGTTGTGTCATCTCTGAG TTGGTTCCATCCTATATTATGCCTGAGGAGCAAAATGGGGTGACCAGTCGAGCCATTTCCAAGGATGAAGACAATTCTACAATAGAAACCAGACTGGCAAAGCTAAATAACGAGATTGCAGAGCTTAGTGCCAAGTTAAAGCTTTTAATACAAGAACGAGAGCCTTTGAAAGAAGATATTGAGCGTTTGAACCTAAAACGTGTTCAAATGCAAGAAAGGTTGCGAAATATTGAAACGGAGCTATGGCAAATAGCACGGAACATAGATAACCTTGAGGTAGAAAGTTTACCGGTCAAGCATCCACCGAAGCACCACATAACAGAAAATAAGTTACTGACTAAAGCTTCAACTTCAAGAGGGCTCAGTGCAGAGAAGGCAAGACATATGGAAGACGGGTCAAAG cTATTACCAGCATTAAATATTCCCAGAGACAAGGAGAGTGCAACAGGAGCTGAGATTAAGAAAGTAAATATCGAGATTTTAAAGCTCAAGGTAAAGGAAAAGGCTTTGAAAGTACAAAATGAGAAATATCGGTCAACAATAAAGCAACTTGAGGAGAAACTAGAGCTAATAAATTTGAGACTAAAAGAACTTCAGGTTGATGGTTTTCTGCACAATGATTTGCTCAGTCGCAGCATGAAGGAAAATGTGTACGCAACTGAAGCTTCAACTTCAGAGTAG
- the LOC107929363 gene encoding uncharacterized protein, whose protein sequence is MVLIVLHATNRSMDFCWPTAATGAILTFIKIALSSNPHSSMEITYTLLPFVTKDHHYFTAPSVIKESTKFSFDVLCVGLTSMCSAYLQHRKQLTHKWHIDCLSLTQSPLEFELNRLEDADNSDDEFYCDVCEEKREKKDSVYYCAECKFIAEVGCVISELVPSYNTPEEHNAVTSRAISKDEDYSAKEIRLAELNNEIIELSAKSKPLIQEREPLNIEIMLLNEKHLQLQGRLQEIETELLQIIRITDNLEVKRFLCKHQPKHRITEDMFSTEASTSGGLSLSAEQARHMEDESKLLPASNISRNKETAIEVAKLKAEEMVFKLETEKHRSELEKGEEKLERINLRLKELEVDGFLNNDMVGRNMKKNKYATEASTSQEPTADLP, encoded by the exons ATGGTGCTGATTGTTCTTCATGCAACAAACCGCTCGATGGATTTCTGTTGGCCTACCGCTGCGACGGGTGCAATTTTAACCTTCATAAAGATTGCGCTGAGTTCAAACCCTCATTCAAGCATGGAAATTACTTACACGCTCTTACCCTTTGTGACAAAAGACCATCACTATTTCACTGCACCGTCTGTCATAAAAGAGTCAACAAAATTTTCCTTCGATGTTTTGTGTGTGGGATTGACATCCATGTGTTCTGCCTACCTTCAGCACCGAAAACAATTAACACATAAATGGCACATAGATTGCTTAAGTCTTACCCAATCACCTCTTGAGTTCGAACTGAATCGATTAGAAGACGCAGATAACTCAGATGATGAATTCTATTGCGATGTATGCgaggaaaaaagagagaagaaagacTCGGTTTATTATTGTGCAGAATGCAAATTCATTGCGGAGGTTGGCTGTGTCATCTCTGAG TTGGTTCCATCCTATAATACGCCCGAGGAGCACAATGCGGTGACCAGCCGAGCCATTTCCAAGGATGAAGACTATTCTGCAAAAGAAATCAGACTGGCAGAGCTGAATAACGAGATTATAGAGCTTAGTGCAAAGTCAAAGCCTTTAATACAAGAACGAGAGCCtttaaacatagaaattatgCTTTTGAACGAAAAACATTTACAATTGCAAGGAAGGTTACAAGAAATTGAAACGGAGCTATTGCAAATAATCCGGATCACAGATAACCTTGAGGTAAAACGTTTTCTGTGCAAGCATCAACCCAAGCATCGCATAACAGAAGATATGTTTTCGACTGAAGCTTCAACTTCAGGAGGGCTGAGCCTGAGTGCTGAGCAGGCAAGACATATGGAAGACGAGTCAAAG CTGTTACCAGCATCAAATATTTCCAGAAACAAGGAGACTGCAATAGAAGTTGCAAAGCTCAAGGCAGAGGAAATGGTTTTCAAATTAGAAACTGAGAAGCATCGGTCAGAATTAGAGAAAGGTGAGGAGAAACTAGAGCGAATAAATTTGAGGCTAAAAGAACTTGAGGTTGATGGTTTTTTGAACAATGATATGGTCGGTCGCAACATGAAGAAAAATAAGTACGCAACTGAAGCTTCAACTTCACAAGAGCCGACTGCTGATCTGCCTTGA